Proteins found in one Bartonella krasnovii genomic segment:
- a CDS encoding EexN family lipoprotein: MNKAIITAMLLCTAIITVGCEKTYSVEEFKKDKKLFEEWAVRCGWSGTSKNCENVRVADHELAIERQKKAEEENRKRREEWEKKQKEEEAKRKEEYEKWKADAEKRRAESEARGRAKLEELQRIQEENIRKMFGPKEQTEKQQEND, from the coding sequence ATGAACAAAGCCATTATCACAGCAATGCTGTTGTGCACTGCCATTATCACTGTTGGTTGCGAAAAAACCTACAGCGTAGAAGAATTTAAAAAAGATAAAAAATTATTCGAAGAGTGGGCAGTGAGATGTGGATGGTCAGGAACTTCAAAAAATTGTGAAAACGTACGAGTAGCCGATCATGAACTTGCCATAGAACGTCAGAAAAAAGCTGAAGAAGAAAACCGTAAACGTAGAGAAGAATGGGAAAAAAAGCAAAAAGAAGAGGAAGCAAAAAGAAAAGAAGAATATGAAAAGTGGAAAGCTGATGCTGAAAAACGGAGAGCTGAAAGTGAAGCTAGAGGACGAGCTAAACTTGAAGAATTACAGCGAATACAAGAAGAGAATATTCGTAAAATGTTTGGACCTAAAGAACAAACTGAAAAACAACAAGAAAACGACTAA
- a CDS encoding HlyD family secretion protein has protein sequence MIKALRSKATIVAFLSGITGVLLILWAWRLPPFVSNIQITDNASIKGEVTLVSSQISGVIARIYVQDYQRVEKGMLLFELDDSLFRQQFARAQAVLDSKNAKLASIELQAQLLQGEINTAEVELARSRAFSNVVPDKKLGFGNMATAVSRPLSQLLAALETKRQLQKQLSLERQSLQSEVAGAKVGVELAKLNLDHTKILSPRTGYIGLVGARVGQYVMPGTQLVSVISDDIWIIANYKETQLSQMRVGQPVVFSVDALNNKKLTGRVVRFAPATGSEFSLLKTDTTIGNFIKIAQRISVRIALDPGQEGIEKLIPGMSVVTYVDTSQRVDSGG, from the coding sequence ATGATAAAAGCATTACGGTCAAAGGCTACGATTGTTGCATTCCTATCAGGTATTACGGGTGTTTTGTTGATTTTGTGGGCTTGGAGGCTTCCTCCTTTTGTGAGCAATATTCAAATAACGGATAATGCTTCCATTAAAGGTGAGGTTACTTTGGTTAGTTCACAGATTTCTGGGGTTATCGCACGGATTTATGTGCAAGATTATCAACGCGTTGAGAAGGGAATGTTGCTCTTTGAGCTTGATGATTCTCTTTTTCGTCAGCAATTTGCACGGGCACAAGCTGTTCTTGATTCAAAAAATGCGAAATTAGCCAGTATTGAATTGCAAGCACAGCTTTTACAGGGCGAAATTAATACAGCAGAAGTTGAATTAGCCCGTTCACGAGCATTCTCCAATGTGGTTCCTGATAAAAAGTTAGGCTTTGGAAATATGGCAACTGCTGTTTCTCGTCCTCTTTCACAACTCTTGGCGGCACTGGAAACAAAACGGCAATTGCAAAAACAATTAAGTCTTGAACGGCAAAGTTTACAGTCAGAAGTTGCGGGAGCAAAGGTGGGGGTTGAGTTGGCAAAACTCAATCTCGATCATACAAAGATTTTATCGCCTCGAACAGGCTATATTGGATTGGTTGGCGCTAGGGTGGGACAATATGTTATGCCGGGGACGCAATTGGTCTCGGTCATTTCTGATGATATTTGGATTATTGCTAATTATAAAGAAACGCAACTTTCTCAGATGCGTGTGGGACAACCGGTTGTTTTTTCTGTTGATGCATTGAACAACAAAAAGTTAACAGGGCGTGTGGTTCGTTTTGCTCCAGCGACAGGTTCAGAGTTTTCATTGTTAAAAACGGATACGACAATTGGTAATTTTATCAAAATTGCGCAACGTATTTCAGTACGGATTGCTTTAGATCCTGGTCAAGAAGGGATCGAAAAGCTCATTCCTGGGATGTCTGTGGTTACGTATGTGGATACTTCGCAGCGGGTCGATTCTGGAGGATAA
- a CDS encoding MFS transporter: MSGKRSTVVSAKRGGKPFPHPGRVFAGPLPKCFVYIFASLILQWAYGLGANIVQSNIVHLTGDFHATLAETTWLVAAYMAPNVSVAIMLIKIRYQFGLRAFAELSILGFVLVCVLQLFVTDLRSALIIRFFAGIAAAPLASLALLYMMEAFAPAKKFTVGLSLNYMNAALAAPLSHLISPDLLENGGFSSLSALEMGLVLISLVCIYTLPLTPVVRSKVIQKLDWISYGLIALGLGLNAVIMSVGVLYWWYEAPWIGWGLALAIFSLAVAIMIELNREKPLIDLRWIFSKEMIQSVFILLIFHVFLLERSNLPVGFFNLFGLLNREMAPMYLAVTLGILLGGAVCVFFLRAGREDYFYLLSLGCLALGAYLDSRVNHLTRPQDMMLSQGLVSFSYALFLPPALFKGFVLAGERGPRYVLSFIAVFLLTQVTGGLMGSAFFGSLQFYFAHKNFESLTQNIVVTDPLISGEMNTLFSPSYGAPVAHGLGSDQGTSLLIEKFKLTANIFAYDDVFRLYFYISMVVFVIFLVTMVVKSCSVRALEKK, encoded by the coding sequence ATGAGCGGAAAAAGGAGTACGGTTGTGTCTGCTAAAAGGGGCGGAAAACCTTTCCCTCACCCTGGTCGTGTTTTTGCGGGACCTTTGCCGAAATGTTTTGTTTATATTTTTGCTTCTCTTATTTTGCAATGGGCTTATGGCTTAGGGGCCAATATTGTTCAATCTAATATTGTCCATTTGACGGGTGATTTTCACGCGACTTTAGCCGAGACAACATGGTTGGTTGCAGCCTATATGGCACCAAATGTAAGTGTGGCAATTATGTTGATCAAAATCCGCTATCAATTTGGATTGCGTGCTTTTGCTGAACTGTCGATCCTTGGCTTCGTTTTGGTTTGCGTTTTGCAGCTCTTTGTGACTGATTTGCGTTCTGCGCTGATTATTCGTTTTTTTGCGGGGATTGCTGCTGCACCTTTGGCTTCACTTGCGTTGCTTTATATGATGGAGGCTTTTGCACCGGCAAAGAAGTTTACTGTTGGTCTTAGTTTGAATTATATGAATGCGGCTTTAGCAGCACCTTTATCCCATTTGATTTCTCCTGACTTGCTGGAAAATGGTGGCTTTTCCAGTCTTTCTGCTCTGGAAATGGGGTTGGTTCTCATCAGTTTGGTTTGTATCTATACTTTGCCCCTGACCCCTGTTGTCCGTAGTAAGGTTATTCAAAAGTTAGATTGGATAAGTTATGGTTTGATTGCTCTTGGTCTTGGTCTTAATGCCGTGATTATGTCTGTTGGCGTATTGTATTGGTGGTATGAAGCACCATGGATTGGTTGGGGACTCGCACTGGCTATTTTCTCTTTGGCTGTTGCTATTATGATTGAGCTTAATAGAGAAAAACCATTGATTGATCTGCGTTGGATCTTTAGTAAAGAAATGATTCAATCTGTTTTTATTTTATTGATTTTTCATGTTTTCTTGTTGGAGCGATCCAATTTGCCTGTTGGTTTTTTTAATCTTTTTGGTTTGCTCAATCGTGAGATGGCGCCCATGTATCTTGCGGTAACATTGGGGATTTTGTTAGGGGGAGCTGTATGTGTGTTTTTTTTACGCGCAGGGCGTGAGGATTATTTTTATCTGTTATCTTTGGGGTGTTTGGCACTTGGTGCTTATTTAGACAGTCGTGTAAATCATTTAACGCGTCCGCAAGACATGATGTTGAGCCAAGGATTGGTGAGTTTTAGTTATGCCCTTTTTTTACCTCCTGCTCTTTTCAAAGGGTTTGTGCTTGCTGGTGAGCGAGGGCCGCGTTATGTTTTGAGTTTTATTGCTGTTTTTTTGCTCACACAAGTAACAGGGGGATTGATGGGGTCGGCTTTTTTTGGCAGTCTGCAGTTTTATTTTGCCCATAAGAACTTTGAATCCTTGACACAAAATATTGTTGTAACTGATCCGCTTATTTCTGGTGAGATGAATACTTTATTTTCGCCTTCTTATGGTGCTCCTGTTGCTCATGGCTTGGGGAGTGATCAGGGAACTTCTCTGTTGATAGAGAAATTTAAGTTAACAGCAAATATTTTTGCTTATGATGACGTTTTTCGGCTTTATTTTTATATTTCAATGGTTGTATTCGTTATTTTTCTTGTCACAATGGTTGTTAAGTCATGCTCTGTGCGTGCATTAGAAAAAAAGTGA
- the atpC gene encoding ATP synthase F1 subunit epsilon encodes MENNREEHFLFELVSPEKIVFSEQVVSVVLPSASGSLTVMAHHAPLVASIVLGSVRVRTAAGEKLFAVCGGVANITFSGCSLLVEHVVAVEHLSFDVLEQQILQVQATLEGGTSNADNPKIEAFFQQLSADGSVLIEA; translated from the coding sequence GTGGAAAACAATAGAGAAGAGCATTTTTTGTTTGAGCTTGTATCGCCTGAAAAGATTGTGTTTTCAGAGCAGGTGGTGTCTGTTGTTCTTCCTTCAGCTTCAGGTTCTTTGACTGTGATGGCACATCATGCACCATTGGTGGCAAGCATTGTGTTGGGGAGTGTTCGTGTCCGCACTGCTGCGGGAGAAAAGCTCTTTGCTGTTTGCGGAGGTGTTGCAAATATTACCTTTTCGGGCTGCTCTTTATTGGTCGAGCATGTTGTGGCTGTGGAGCATCTTTCTTTTGATGTCTTAGAACAGCAGATTTTGCAGGTTCAAGCGACGTTAGAGGGGGGAACGAGTAATGCGGACAATCCTAAAATAGAGGCTTTTTTCCAGCAATTGTCAGCGGATGGTTCTGTGTTGATAGAAGCGTAG
- the atpD gene encoding F0F1 ATP synthase subunit beta — protein MAKAVTSSKGAEKGEKKKPAARSGVKKDASKSQVDVKTSSAPARRAAKDAPMKKEESAKGAVGEIKQVIGAVVDVQFEGALPNILNALETENLGNRLVLEVAQHLGENTVRTIAMDTTDGLMRGQKVVDTGAQISVPVGEATLGRIMNVIGEPVDNVGPIASTKTRSIHQEAPEYVEQSTFSEILVTGIKVVDLLAPYSKGGKIGLFGGAGVGKTVLIMELINNIAKAHGGYSVFAGVGERTREGNDLYYEMIESRVNVNPKENNGSTEGSKCALVYGQMNEPPGARARVALSGLTIAESFRDEGQDVLFFVDNIFRFTQAGAEVSALLGRIPSAVGYQPTLATDMGALQERITSTKTGSITSVQAIYVPADDLTDPAPATSFAHLDATTVLSRSIAEKGIYPAVDPLDSFSRMLDPLIVGEEHYTVACQVQTILQRYRALQDIIAILGMDELSEDDKLLVGRARKIERFLSQPFHVAEAFTGSPGKLVPLEDTIKGFKGLCAGDYDDLPEAAFYMVGSIDEALEKGKRLMAEAS, from the coding sequence ATGGCAAAAGCAGTAACCTCAAGCAAAGGAGCAGAAAAAGGTGAAAAAAAGAAACCAGCTGCTCGTTCCGGTGTAAAAAAAGACGCTTCGAAATCTCAAGTGGATGTCAAGACTTCATCTGCGCCTGCACGTCGTGCCGCTAAAGATGCGCCGATGAAAAAAGAAGAGAGTGCAAAAGGCGCTGTTGGTGAAATCAAGCAGGTTATTGGTGCTGTCGTTGATGTACAATTTGAAGGGGCATTACCAAATATTCTCAATGCTTTGGAAACGGAGAATTTAGGCAATCGCTTGGTGTTAGAAGTTGCACAGCATTTAGGTGAAAATACTGTGCGGACCATCGCGATGGATACGACCGATGGTCTGATGCGGGGCCAAAAGGTCGTGGATACAGGAGCGCAAATTAGTGTTCCTGTAGGAGAAGCAACATTGGGGCGTATTATGAATGTGATTGGAGAACCGGTGGATAATGTGGGTCCAATCGCTTCAACCAAAACGCGTTCTATTCATCAAGAGGCACCTGAATATGTTGAACAATCAACCTTTTCAGAGATTCTTGTTACGGGTATTAAGGTTGTGGATTTGTTAGCCCCTTATTCTAAAGGGGGTAAAATTGGCTTGTTTGGTGGTGCTGGTGTTGGAAAAACCGTTCTCATTATGGAGCTTATCAACAATATTGCAAAGGCACATGGTGGTTATTCCGTCTTTGCTGGTGTGGGAGAACGGACACGTGAGGGAAATGATCTTTATTACGAAATGATCGAAAGCCGCGTGAATGTGAATCCAAAAGAGAATAATGGTTCAACAGAAGGATCAAAATGTGCGCTTGTTTACGGGCAAATGAATGAACCACCAGGAGCACGTGCGCGTGTGGCTCTTTCAGGGTTGACCATTGCAGAAAGCTTCCGTGATGAAGGACAAGATGTTCTCTTCTTTGTGGATAATATTTTCCGTTTTACACAAGCAGGGGCTGAGGTATCTGCTCTTTTAGGGCGTATTCCTTCTGCTGTGGGGTATCAGCCTACTTTGGCAACGGATATGGGAGCTTTGCAAGAACGTATTACCAGTACAAAAACAGGCTCTATTACTTCTGTTCAGGCTATTTATGTTCCGGCTGATGACTTGACAGATCCAGCGCCGGCAACGTCTTTTGCCCATTTGGATGCAACAACCGTTCTTTCGCGCTCTATTGCGGAAAAAGGAATTTATCCGGCCGTGGATCCGCTTGATTCCTTCTCGCGTATGTTGGATCCGTTGATTGTGGGAGAAGAGCATTATACGGTTGCTTGTCAAGTGCAAACCATTTTACAACGTTATAGAGCGCTTCAGGATATTATTGCTATTCTTGGAATGGATGAGCTTTCTGAAGATGATAAGTTGCTGGTGGGACGGGCGCGTAAAATTGAACGTTTTCTTTCTCAACCTTTCCATGTGGCAGAAGCCTTTACGGGTTCGCCGGGGAAACTTGTTCCTTTGGAAGATACAATCAAAGGCTTTAAAGGTCTTTGTGCGGGCGATTATGATGATTTGCCAGAAGCTGCTTTTTATATGGTTGGTTCGATTGATGAAGCTCTTGAAAAAGGAAAACGCCTCATGGCGGAGGCTTCTTAA
- a CDS encoding F0F1 ATP synthase subunit gamma: MASLKDLRDRIASVKATQKITKAMQMVAAARLHRAQEAAQSARPYAKRMADILTSVASDVDGVDAPALMRGTGRDDVHLLVVCTAERGLCGAFNVQIARRAREQIKALLTTGKIVKIITVGKKGADILSRDYKSLMIDHIDLHAVKRIGFAEAMMISQRIVDLFNEGAFDVCTLFYSEFVSVINQRPTAFGLIPMGAPKAAVEAIEIGEQTEPKGSQGIVSEAIVYEYEPDAASLLEALVPRNLSVQIFRALLENVAGEMGAKMTAMDNASRNAGEMINKLTVAYNRQRQAQITTELIEIIAGAEAL; encoded by the coding sequence ATGGCCTCATTAAAGGATCTTAGAGACCGTATCGCTTCGGTTAAAGCAACACAGAAAATTACCAAAGCTATGCAGATGGTTGCGGCAGCAAGGTTGCATCGTGCGCAAGAGGCGGCGCAATCTGCACGTCCCTATGCGAAGAGGATGGCCGATATTTTAACCAGTGTTGCTTCTGATGTGGATGGTGTTGATGCTCCGGCTCTTATGCGGGGTACGGGGCGCGATGATGTGCATCTCTTGGTGGTGTGTACGGCTGAGCGCGGTTTATGTGGTGCTTTTAATGTGCAAATCGCTCGTCGTGCTCGTGAGCAGATTAAAGCACTGTTGACCACTGGTAAAATTGTGAAAATTATCACTGTGGGAAAAAAAGGTGCGGATATCTTATCGCGTGATTACAAAAGTTTGATGATTGATCACATCGATTTACATGCTGTAAAGCGAATTGGTTTTGCAGAAGCGATGATGATTAGTCAACGCATTGTTGATTTGTTCAATGAAGGCGCTTTCGATGTTTGTACACTGTTTTATTCTGAATTTGTTTCCGTAATTAATCAGCGTCCAACAGCTTTTGGCTTGATCCCAATGGGGGCTCCCAAAGCAGCTGTTGAGGCAATAGAAATTGGGGAGCAAACAGAGCCTAAAGGTTCACAAGGGATTGTTTCTGAGGCAATTGTTTATGAATATGAACCTGATGCTGCTTCTCTTTTAGAGGCGCTTGTGCCACGCAATCTTTCAGTGCAAATCTTTCGGGCTTTACTCGAAAATGTTGCTGGTGAAATGGGCGCAAAGATGACAGCTATGGACAATGCATCGCGTAATGCAGGTGAAATGATTAATAAATTGACGGTGGCTTATAATCGTCAACGTCAGGCACAAATTACGACAGAATTGATCGAAATTATTGCGGGCGCTGAAGCGCTTTAA
- the atpA gene encoding F0F1 ATP synthase subunit alpha, whose product MDIRPSEISKILKEQIKNFDQKAEVSEIGWVLSVGDGIARVYGLDNVQAGEMVAFPNGVRGMALNLEVDNVGVVIFGSDRDIREGDCVKRLGAIVDVPVGPALLGRVVDALGNPIDGKGPIKETERRRVDVKAPGIIPRQSVHEPMSTGLKAIDALIPIGRGQRELVIGDRQTGKTAILLDTFLNQKPFHEKGAEREQDKVYCIYVAIGQKRSTVAQFVKVLEERGALEYSIIVAATASDPAPLQFIAPLAGCAMGEYFRDNGQHALIGYDDLSKQAVAYRQMSLLLRRPPGREAYPGDVFYLHSRLLERAAKLNAENGSGSLTALPVIETQANDVSAYIPTNVISITDGQIFLETNLFYQGIRPAVNVGLSVSRVGSAAQIKAMKQVAGSIKGELAQYREMAAFAQFGSDLDASTQRLLNRGARLTELLKQPQFSPLKTEEQVVVIFAGVNGYLDSLAVSDVARFEQGLLVLLRSDYQDLLKAIAEQKQITDEIKDKLITVLNTYAKNFS is encoded by the coding sequence ATGGATATTAGACCATCTGAAATTTCAAAAATTCTAAAAGAGCAAATCAAAAACTTTGACCAAAAGGCTGAGGTTTCAGAAATTGGTTGGGTCCTCTCTGTGGGGGATGGTATTGCTCGTGTTTATGGTTTGGATAATGTTCAAGCTGGGGAAATGGTCGCTTTTCCAAATGGTGTGCGCGGGATGGCGCTTAATTTGGAAGTTGACAATGTTGGTGTGGTCATTTTCGGCTCAGATCGCGATATTCGTGAAGGGGATTGTGTCAAGCGATTGGGCGCTATTGTGGATGTTCCTGTGGGTCCCGCTTTGCTTGGCCGTGTGGTCGATGCTCTTGGAAATCCTATAGATGGTAAGGGACCTATTAAGGAAACAGAGCGTCGTCGTGTTGATGTTAAGGCACCGGGGATTATTCCGCGTCAGTCTGTGCATGAGCCTATGTCAACCGGATTAAAAGCGATTGATGCGCTCATCCCTATTGGAAGGGGACAGCGTGAGTTGGTGATTGGTGATCGCCAAACAGGAAAAACAGCGATTTTGCTCGATACATTTTTAAACCAGAAACCTTTTCATGAAAAAGGGGCTGAACGAGAGCAGGACAAAGTTTATTGTATTTATGTGGCTATCGGTCAAAAACGTTCAACGGTTGCACAATTCGTTAAAGTTTTAGAAGAACGTGGAGCACTGGAGTATTCTATTATCGTTGCGGCAACCGCTTCTGATCCTGCTCCCTTGCAATTTATTGCACCTCTTGCGGGATGCGCGATGGGCGAATATTTCCGCGATAATGGGCAACATGCTTTGATCGGTTATGATGATCTGTCAAAACAGGCGGTGGCTTATCGTCAAATGTCTCTTTTGCTTCGTCGTCCACCGGGGCGTGAAGCTTATCCTGGTGATGTTTTCTATCTTCATTCACGTCTTTTAGAACGGGCGGCAAAATTGAATGCGGAAAATGGATCGGGATCATTGACAGCCTTGCCGGTGATTGAAACGCAAGCAAATGACGTTTCAGCTTATATCCCAACAAATGTGATTTCAATTACCGATGGGCAAATTTTCTTGGAAACCAACTTATTTTATCAGGGTATCCGTCCTGCTGTAAATGTTGGTCTTTCCGTATCGCGTGTTGGTTCTGCTGCACAAATTAAGGCAATGAAACAGGTTGCTGGCTCGATTAAAGGTGAATTGGCGCAATATCGTGAAATGGCAGCTTTTGCACAGTTTGGCTCTGATTTGGATGCATCAACCCAGCGACTTTTGAATCGGGGAGCGCGTTTGACAGAGCTCTTAAAACAGCCACAATTTTCTCCACTCAAAACAGAAGAACAGGTGGTGGTTATTTTCGCAGGGGTGAATGGCTATCTTGATTCTCTAGCAGTTTCTGATGTAGCGCGGTTTGAGCAAGGGCTTTTGGTGCTTTTGCGGAGTGATTATCAAGATCTCTTAAAAGCAATTGCTGAGCAAAAACAGATAACAGATGAGATAAAAGATAAGTTGATAACTGTTCTTAACACTTATGCGAAAAATTTTTCGTGA
- the atpH gene encoding ATP synthase F1 subunit delta translates to MSDSFSLIPLPLVDQRYAQALFNCVQEAGNVEKIEKAVEDFLLVLEQNEDLKHFVLSPFFSVKEQIKIMQSVCENIKFADKEAGQIVGNFLRVIAANRRLGAVFGILHAFQRCVARARRQITAQIISARPLSSQQKQELCETLEGVVGGKVLLHITVDPTILGGLIVRVGAFQIDTSLLTKLSSLKLALKKEVS, encoded by the coding sequence GTGTCGGATTCATTTTCTCTCATACCGCTGCCGTTGGTAGATCAACGCTATGCGCAAGCGCTTTTTAATTGCGTTCAAGAAGCAGGAAACGTTGAAAAGATTGAAAAGGCAGTGGAGGATTTTTTGCTTGTCTTAGAGCAGAATGAGGATTTAAAACACTTCGTTCTCAGTCCATTCTTTTCAGTCAAAGAGCAAATTAAGATAATGCAATCTGTTTGTGAAAACATTAAATTTGCTGATAAAGAAGCAGGGCAGATTGTTGGTAATTTCTTACGCGTTATTGCAGCAAACCGTAGGCTTGGTGCCGTATTTGGTATTTTACATGCCTTTCAGCGTTGCGTTGCACGCGCTCGTAGGCAAATTACTGCGCAAATAATTTCTGCGCGCCCCTTAAGTTCTCAACAAAAACAAGAGTTGTGTGAGACTTTAGAAGGTGTCGTTGGGGGAAAAGTTTTACTACACATCACTGTGGATCCAACAATTCTTGGTGGGTTAATCGTTCGTGTCGGGGCGTTTCAAATTGATACGTCTCTTCTAACAAAATTGTCTTCGCTTAAGCTTGCATTGAAAAAAGAGGTCAGCTGA
- a CDS encoding primosomal protein N': protein MNSNMIEEKVVSVLVPLPVAHAYSYKVPSSMKVEIGSFVRVPVMGRELCGFVVEVGEKTKDGQGTASVAREKLRFLLHVFDCPPLKPEMIAFLRFVSRYTMTPFGLVARLVLSVPAALEPEAQMLGLRYCGGDVERLTPARSRVLELVRSEKIWTRSGLAHAAGTSVSVVEGLKALGIFEDVKVPAPDLVGMPDPDFCPPQLQGAQSEAAKLLREGVLSSQFQVFLLDGVTGSGKTEVYFEAVAQAFKGGSQVLILLPEIALTQQFLDRFYARFGAAAAEWHSDLTPRRRERVWRQVAEGRVRVVAGARSALFLPFHALGLIVVDEEHDSAYKQEERIFYHARDMAVARGSFEHFPVILSSATPSIESQANVLKGRYQKVHLPSRFKEVSLPQLRVIDMRQGGVQKGRFISFTLERALKQTLEKGEQALLFLNRRGYAPLTLCRVCGHRFHCSDCSSWLVEHRAQGQLKCHHCGYHQSLPEACPECGTLDHLVACGPGVERIAEETKGIFPQARSLILSTDLKGGIGQLRSELQAIANGDVDIIIGTQLVAKGHHFPKLSLVGVIDADLGLANGDLRASERTFQLLSQVTGRAGRVGLESLGLLQTYQPDHPVIKALLSCQPEDFYTREITARQQYHLPPYGRLASLIVSAQQRQAAEHYARALRQAAPREKNISVMGPAEAPLALVRGRYRFRLLLQGQRSFDIQGFIRAMLSNSPKMPSSVRVQIDIDPQSFF from the coding sequence GTGAATTCAAATATGATAGAGGAAAAGGTCGTATCTGTCTTGGTGCCTCTTCCTGTTGCGCATGCTTATAGTTATAAAGTTCCGTCTTCTATGAAAGTGGAAATTGGTTCTTTTGTTCGGGTTCCGGTGATGGGGCGTGAGCTTTGCGGTTTTGTTGTGGAGGTTGGAGAGAAAACAAAGGATGGGCAAGGAACTGCTTCGGTAGCGCGTGAAAAATTACGCTTTCTTTTACATGTTTTTGATTGCCCCCCATTAAAGCCAGAAATGATTGCATTTTTGCGGTTTGTTAGCCGTTATACCATGACGCCTTTTGGTCTTGTTGCACGATTGGTTTTGTCTGTACCGGCTGCTTTAGAGCCGGAAGCGCAGATGCTGGGATTGCGCTATTGTGGGGGGGATGTGGAACGTCTCACACCAGCGCGGTCACGGGTTTTGGAATTGGTGCGCAGTGAGAAGATATGGACACGTTCTGGTCTTGCACATGCGGCTGGAACTTCTGTTTCTGTTGTTGAAGGTTTAAAAGCACTAGGAATTTTTGAAGATGTTAAAGTTCCTGCTCCTGATCTTGTTGGTATGCCCGATCCTGACTTTTGTCCTCCTCAGTTGCAGGGGGCACAAAGTGAAGCAGCAAAACTGTTGCGGGAAGGTGTTTTATCTTCTCAGTTTCAAGTTTTTTTGCTCGATGGTGTGACGGGCTCTGGAAAGACAGAAGTTTATTTTGAAGCGGTTGCTCAAGCCTTCAAAGGGGGTAGCCAAGTTTTAATTTTATTGCCAGAAATTGCTTTAACACAGCAATTTTTAGATCGTTTTTATGCACGCTTTGGCGCTGCGGCAGCAGAATGGCATTCCGATTTGACACCACGTCGTAGAGAACGTGTCTGGCGGCAAGTTGCAGAAGGGCGGGTGCGTGTTGTTGCGGGGGCTCGTTCGGCACTTTTCCTTCCCTTTCATGCGCTTGGCTTGATTGTTGTCGATGAAGAGCATGATAGCGCTTATAAACAGGAAGAGCGCATTTTTTATCATGCGCGTGATATGGCTGTTGCGCGGGGCTCTTTTGAGCATTTTCCTGTTATCTTATCCTCAGCAACACCGTCGATTGAAAGCCAAGCCAATGTTTTAAAAGGGCGTTATCAAAAGGTGCATTTACCCTCCCGTTTTAAAGAAGTTTCCCTTCCACAGTTGCGGGTCATTGATATGCGTCAAGGAGGAGTGCAAAAGGGACGCTTTATTTCTTTTACCCTTGAAAGGGCTTTAAAACAAACACTTGAGAAAGGTGAGCAGGCGCTGCTTTTTCTTAATCGCCGTGGTTATGCGCCTTTAACTTTATGTCGAGTGTGTGGACATCGTTTTCATTGTAGCGATTGTTCAAGTTGGTTGGTCGAACATCGCGCGCAAGGGCAACTGAAATGCCATCATTGTGGCTATCATCAATCCCTTCCAGAAGCCTGTCCTGAATGTGGAACATTAGATCATCTCGTAGCTTGTGGACCAGGTGTGGAAAGAATTGCAGAAGAAACAAAAGGGATTTTTCCTCAAGCGCGCTCATTGATTCTTTCAACAGATCTCAAAGGGGGGATTGGGCAGTTGCGAAGCGAATTGCAAGCCATTGCCAATGGCGATGTGGATATTATTATTGGGACACAGTTGGTCGCTAAAGGACATCATTTTCCCAAGCTCTCTCTGGTGGGGGTGATTGATGCTGATCTTGGTCTTGCCAATGGCGATTTACGCGCCAGTGAACGTACCTTCCAGCTGCTTTCCCAAGTGACTGGAAGAGCAGGGCGGGTGGGATTGGAAAGTTTAGGATTATTGCAAACCTATCAACCAGATCATCCGGTGATAAAGGCTTTACTTTCATGCCAACCAGAGGATTTTTACACACGGGAGATTACAGCACGTCAACAGTATCATTTGCCCCCTTATGGGCGTCTTGCCTCTTTGATTGTGTCTGCACAACAGCGTCAAGCCGCGGAACATTATGCGCGGGCACTCCGTCAAGCCGCACCGCGGGAAAAAAATATCTCGGTTATGGGACCTGCAGAAGCACCTTTAGCTTTGGTTCGGGGGCGTTATCGTTTTCGGCTTTTACTGCAAGGTCAGCGCTCTTTTGATATACAAGGGTTCATTCGGGCAATGCTGAGCAATAGCCCCAAAATGCCCAGTTCCGTTCGGGTCCAAATTGATATTGATCCGCAAAGCTTTTTTTAA